The sequence below is a genomic window from Croceicoccus marinus.
GCGCGGGCGACGCGCAGCATGTCGTTGCTCTTGTCGATGGCGCTGACGTGGCTGGCGAAGGGGGCGAACAGTTCGGCGATGCGGCCCGTGCCGGTCCCGATGTCGAGCATGCGGCCCAGCGGCGCGGCATCGCGCGCGGCGGGATCGATCCGCAGCAGGCCCGCCAGCTTCGCCTCGACCCGCTTGTCGTCGCTGTGGAGCGAGCGCAGCCGGTCCCATTCGTCGGCGTGGCGCGCGAAATAGAATTCGGCGCTCGCCTCGCGCGCGGTGCGGATTGCGGAGAGGCGGCGCATGTCGCCGGCGCAGAGCTCGCCGAACGCCTCGTCCTCGCGCTCTGCCGCAGCCAGCATCCGGTCTGCCGCAGCCAGCATCGGCGAATCGCTGTCGTCCAGCCGGGTTTTCAGGAACACCCAGCTGCCCTCCTTGCGCTTTTCGACCAGCGCGGCCTCGGTCAGGATGCGGATGTGGCGCGAGATGCGCGGCTGGCTCTGTTCCAGCACTTCCGCCAGTTCACCCACCGCCAGCTCCATGCGCGAGAGCAGGCGCAACAGGCGCAGGCGCGAGGGATCGTCGATCGCGCGCAGCAACTCTGTCAAAGGCGGGGCGGTGGTCATGGACAGAGCATATAAAGAAAGCTTTATATGTTGGCAACGATTGCCTGCGTGGTCTTGCGCGCCTAAATTCCGTCCGCGCCCGACCGGCGCCCAGTTCAACGGTCCCAGTTCAACGGAGTGACCCCGAGATGAAGATGATGATTGCCCGTGTCGCGCTTGTCGCCGCGCCTGCCCTGCTGCTTGCCGCCTGCGGATCGACCGACGAGGCTGATGCACCGGCAGAGGCCGACAATGTCGAGATGCCCGCTGCCGAAGTGATGGCGCAGCCCGGCATGGAAGGCGATGCCGCCATGGATCCCTCGATGGCCGACATGACCGACGAGGATGCCGCCGCCGCCGCAACCACCGAACCTGTCGAGCCGGTCGTCGACCCGACCGCCGAAGCCGCCGCCGATGCGGCCGACGATGCCGCCGCCGATCTGTCGGCAGCGATGGAAGGCGAATAATGCCATCCCGCCTCGCCGCATCGGTCTGCGCGGCCTTCCCGGCCCTGCTGCTGACCGGCTGCGGCGAGGCGATCGGCGATCCGCCGGCCCCCGACGCGACCGAGCGCGAGGTGCTGGCGGACGCGGCGGAGATGTTGCCTGAGCCGCCAGCCGCGCCCGATGGCGATGCGCGGGAGGGTGCTGCGCCGTTGCGGGGTGAGGCTGCGCCGTTGCGGGGCGATAACGCGCCGGAATGATCTTACGAATGGCATGATGATCTGAAACGAAGCCGAGGCTGGCGCGTTGATGGGGCAAAGAAGGAGAATTCCAAATGGCTTTGCTTAAACTCGCCGCCCTGGGCGCAATCGGTTATGCCGGTTACCGCTATTACCAATCCAGCCAGAACGATTCGCCCGCCGCTTTCGCGGGGGGCCAGCCGCGCGACTATGACAAGACCGACGAGGTGACGCCGGTTCGCGATTCAGGCCCCGCATCGATGCGCGACAAGCCGCGCCGCGACTGGACCAAGACCGACGAATCGAGTGACCAGAGCTTCCCGGCCAGCGATCCGCCGGCGAATTACTGACCCCGGTCGGTGACGCCGCCGGGTCGGGCCATGCGCCCTGCCTGACGCGTCACCAGCCACACCCGGATCGCACTGGCGAGCCCCGGCGGGGTTTCGCTGGCGATGCGTTCGGCGTCTATCCGCGCGACAATCGCGTTGATCGGCGCCTTTTCGCGTTCGGCCTCTTCAAGCAGCATGTCCCAGAACACCGGTTCCAGGCTGATCGAGGTCTTGTGCCCGGCGATTTCGACCGAGCGTTTGACCGGCGGGTGGTAGAGCGGCGTCATGTCCGGGGCGCATAGCGCAGTTGCGCGCCGGGTGCACTCTCGCACTCGACGAGCGGGCGTTCGGGCGCTAACGGCCTCGCCCATGACTGCGCACAAGGAAGGCGATCCCACCACGCTCAGCCGGCTGTATGGCCGGTCGAAAGGCAAGGCCCTGCGCGCGTCGCAGCAGGAACTGGTCGACAATCTGCTGCCCCGGATCGCGGTGCCGAACGAGGGTCCGGTGTCATCGCGCAGCCTGTTCGGCGACGACCGCCCGCTGCATTTCGAGATCGGCTTCGGCGGGGGCGAGCATCTGGCCTATCGCGCCGACCTGCTGCCCGATCACGGCTTCGTGGGTTGCGAGCCGTTCCTGAACGGCGTCGCGCAGGCGCTGACCCATGTACGCGACGATGCGCTGGGCAATGTGCGGCTGCACATGGGCGATGCGCTGCAGGTGCTGGCGCGCGTGCCGGACCGGGCGCTGTCCTTCGCCTATCTGCTGCATCCCGATCCCTGGCCCAAGGCGCGCCATGCCAAGCGGCGCATGATGAACGACGGGCCGGTCGAACTGATCGCGGCCAAGCTGAAACCGGGCGGCGAGTTTCGTTTCGGCACCGACCACCCGGTCTATCTGCGCCACGCGCTGATGGTGATGCAGCGTCATGCGGACACATTCGAATGGCTGTGCGAGACGCCCGCGGATTTCCTGACCCGCCCGGGCGGCTGGCCCGAGACGCGTTATGAAGCCAAGGCGCGCCGGCTGGGACACGAGGTGTGGTATTTCCGCTATCGCCGGCGCGGCTGACGGCGTGCTCGCCGATGGGTGGAGCGGCGGGTCGGGCAAGATATTTCGCCTTTCACCCCCTCTCACAAAATTGTTTCGCTTAAATCGGGGCTGCCGATAATCTTCCGTTCCGGTTCCATTGCCGGGATGTAATTAGATGGCCGCTGAATTTCTGGCCGACCTCGTTCCCTTCATCATCGTCGGATTTGCCGCGCAGCTGGTCGACGGCGCGCTGGGCATGGCGTTCGGCGTCATCTGCAATTCGCTGCTGGTGGGCGTGCTGGGCTTTCCGCCCGCGCTGGCGTCGGCCAAGGTGCATCTGGTCGAATGCTTCACCACCGGGGCGAGCGGGATCAGCCATCTGGCTCATCGCAATATCGACAAGTCGCTGTTCTTCCGCCTGGCGGGAGCGGGCGTGCTGGGCGGAGTGGCGGGCGCCTATCTGCTCAGCAACATAGACGCGGCGATCGTGAAGCCGATCGTGCTGGCCTATCTGGCGATCATCGGCCTGTGGCTGATCGTGCGCGGCGTGCTCTATCCCCCAGAGGCGAAGCCGGCGCGCTTCGTCGCGCCGCTGGGGGCCGTGGGCGGTTTCCTCGACGCGGCGGGCGGCGGTGGATGGGGGCCGGTGGTCACCTCTAACCTGCTGGTGCAGGGCGTGGAGCCGCGCCGCGTGATCGGCACGGTCAGCGCGGCGGAGTTCTTCCTGACGGTGGCGATCTCGATCACCTTCATCTCGCAGATCGGGCTGGCGGATCTGGCGGGCGCGACATTGGGGCTGGTGATCGGCGGCGTGTGCGCGGCCCCGATCGGCGCCTATGCCGCCAAGCGCATTCCGATCAAGCCGCTGCTGATCTTCGTCGGCGTTGTGCTGACGATCACCAGCATCGTGGGCATCGTGACGGCGCTGCGGGGGTGATGGGTGGGAGCGTTTGCCCGGGAGCGTCGATAGAAAGCCGACCGCTGGGGCATGCGAGGTTGCGGAAGGTCGGCTATCGGTAGGGCCGGCCGGTTGGCTTGAATGGCCGGAATGGGGTGGGAAGCGGACATTAAAGACTTCGGGCCAATAGCATCCCGGCAAACCAAGCGATGCCGCTCATTGCGACCAACCCAAGAATCGCTTGAACCACAACCAGCCCCCATTGGTCACCCGTAATGACCCTTAAGGCCGCAACGTAGGCGAGCGCTATCGTAAGAGCGGCCCAAAGCAGCGCGGTATTGTCGTAGGCGAGTGCAACCCAAAGGAGGATAATCACTCCAACAACTACCAGCGTAGTGTTTAACAACGTCCGTCCCATGCTTGCGGATGTTGGCCGTTTTGCTGCACGTCAGCAACCGGTCGTATCCGGGCTGGCAGCTTTCGATAAAACCTGGTGCTTAGCGGACCCGCAGCACTGACATCCTAAGCAATGATATCCGGGATCAGCGCGTCCTCCAGCTGCAGGATCTGGTCCTTGAGCAGGAGCTTGCGTTTTTTCAGGCGGGCGACGCGCAGCTGGTCGGTCGGGTTTTCCGACAGGGCGGCGATCGCGGCGTCGAGGTCGCGGTGCTCCACGCGCAGAATTTCCAGCCGCTTGCGCATCTCGTCTTCGGTCATGGCCATGCTCATGCCCCGTTCGCCGCGCGCAGGCAACGGCTGTTGCGGCCTGTCGCATCTGCGCGGGACTTTCGTCGCGATCATCCCGGATTGCCCCTTCGCAAGATGACAGATTTATGATTGTCTTGGCGCTGTCGGCAATGCGACCGCCACGAGTCGCCGCCGGCCGCTTAAGTTGGCTTCGATCATGAGGGGACCTTGGCACGGGGAAACGAACCCGCGCCCGGGAATCGACCGCCAGATCCGAAACACGCGAACGCAGGAGACTGACTTCATGGAATCCACGCACATCAGCGCGCTCAACACCAAGCACGCCGGACTTGAACGGCAAATCCACGAGGAAATGACGCGGCCCGCGCCCGATGCTGCGAAGATACAGGCTCTCAAGCGAAAGAAGCTGAGGATCAAGGAAGAGATTGCGCTGAACTAGGCGCTCTTCGCTGACAGACATTGGCGCCCCCGGCATCCGAACTGGATTTCCGGGGGCGTATCGATTGCGGCACCGGGGGCACGGACGCAGCGCGGGACGCGCGCATTTGTGATTTGGCGCGGGGGCGGCTTTGCTATAACCGGAAGCCATGCCATCAGCCGTTTCAGCAGCACGACAGATCCTTACCAGCCTGCACGAGGTGATGGCCTCGCGCCATAACGCGCAGGCCAAGCTGAACCAGGTGGTCGAGCTGATCGGCGAAAGCCTCCATAGCGAGGTGTGTTCGATCTATCTGCTGCGCGAAGGCATGCTGGAACTGTTCGCCACGCGCGGCCTGAACCAGGACGCGGTCCACGTCACGCGGCTGGCCATAGGCGAAGGCCTGGTGGGATCGCTGGCCGAGCATGTCGAGACGCTGAACCTGGCCGAGGCGGCGGCGCATCCTGACTTTTCCTATCGGCCCGAGACGGGGGAGGACAAGTTCCACTCGTTCGCGGGCGTTCCCATCGTGCGGATGGAGCGCGCGGTCGGCGTGCTGGCGGTGCAGCATGTCGAGCCGCGCCGCTATGAAGAGGTCGAGATCGAGGCGCTGCAGACCGTGGCCATGGTGCTGTCGGAGCTGATCGCCAATGCCGGGCTGATCGACGATGCCGATACGGTCGCGGCCAGCCCGATGCTGACCGATCCGCGGCAGGTGTCGGGCCTGTCGCTGGTCAAGGGGCTGGCGGCGGGGCATGCGGTGTTCCACCAGCCGCGCATCACCATCGAACATGTCGTGGCCGAGGATACCGAGGCCGAGCGTGCGCGCGTATTGTCGGCCTTTGACAAGATGCGCGAGCAGATCGAGACCATGTCGAACCAGGCCGAGTTCGGCGTGGGGGACGAGCATGACGAGGTGCTCGAGACCTACAAGATGTTCGCCTATGACGAGGGCTGGACTCGCCGCATCAACGAGGCGATCGATTCCGGCCTGACCGCCGAGGCCGCGATCGAGCGCGTGCAGCAGCGCACCCGCATGCGCATGCGCCAGATCGACGATCCGCTGCTGGCCGACCGGATGCACGATCTTGAGGATCTGGCCAACCGCCTGCTGCGCATCGTGTCGGGGCAGGTATCGACCGCCGCGCGGCTGGGCCTGCGCGACGATACGATATTGATCGCGCGAAACCTGGGCC
It includes:
- a CDS encoding ArsR/SmtB family transcription factor → MTTAPPLTELLRAIDDPSRLRLLRLLSRMELAVGELAEVLEQSQPRISRHIRILTEAALVEKRKEGSWVFLKTRLDDSDSPMLAAADRMLAAAEREDEAFGELCAGDMRRLSAIRTAREASAEFYFARHADEWDRLRSLHSDDKRVEAKLAGLLRIDPAARDAAPLGRMLDIGTGTGRIAELFAPFASHVSAIDKSNDMLRVARARLQDLPPARLDLLQGDFTDLPFDDASFDTVLFHQVLHYAQLPELALAEAARVTRPGGRVAIVDFAAHAFEELRERDAHARLGFTDAQIDRLLGDAGFVLGDTASLKGEELTVRIWTGTRRDLIPQIAAKTAGTRRGGDTKVRTRP
- a CDS encoding ribbon-helix-helix domain-containing protein, whose translation is MTPLYHPPVKRSVEIAGHKTSISLEPVFWDMLLEEAEREKAPINAIVARIDAERIASETPPGLASAIRVWLVTRQAGRMARPGGVTDRGQ
- the trmB gene encoding tRNA (guanine(46)-N(7))-methyltransferase TrmB, whose protein sequence is MTAHKEGDPTTLSRLYGRSKGKALRASQQELVDNLLPRIAVPNEGPVSSRSLFGDDRPLHFEIGFGGGEHLAYRADLLPDHGFVGCEPFLNGVAQALTHVRDDALGNVRLHMGDALQVLARVPDRALSFAYLLHPDPWPKARHAKRRMMNDGPVELIAAKLKPGGEFRFGTDHPVYLRHALMVMQRHADTFEWLCETPADFLTRPGGWPETRYEAKARRLGHEVWYFRYRRRG
- a CDS encoding sulfite exporter TauE/SafE family protein, which translates into the protein MAAEFLADLVPFIIVGFAAQLVDGALGMAFGVICNSLLVGVLGFPPALASAKVHLVECFTTGASGISHLAHRNIDKSLFFRLAGAGVLGGVAGAYLLSNIDAAIVKPIVLAYLAIIGLWLIVRGVLYPPEAKPARFVAPLGAVGGFLDAAGGGGWGPVVTSNLLVQGVEPRRVIGTVSAAEFFLTVAISITFISQIGLADLAGATLGLVIGGVCAAPIGAYAAKRIPIKPLLIFVGVVLTITSIVGIVTALRG
- a CDS encoding YdcH family protein, whose amino-acid sequence is MTEDEMRKRLEILRVEHRDLDAAIAALSENPTDQLRVARLKKRKLLLKDQILQLEDALIPDIIA
- a CDS encoding YdcH family protein — its product is MESTHISALNTKHAGLERQIHEEMTRPAPDAAKIQALKRKKLRIKEEIALN